Proteins encoded by one window of Pseudonocardia sp. HH130629-09:
- a CDS encoding ABC transporter ATP-binding protein has product MYPTSAPLDPPEPPSAPRPPAVRAIGLSRGFGAVRAVDGVDLDVPMGAVLGLLGPNGAGKTTLMRMLLGLLAPSDGEVELLGRRLPHRASEVLPHVGALVDAPALHPHRTGRQNLLRAAAAEPLLDSARIPAAVDAVLRRVGLAEAADRRAGEYSSGMRRRLGLAVPLLTRRRLVVLDEPTDGLDPAGTREVRRLIAEMNAAGATVIVSSHLLGEIEATCSHVAVLRAGRLLCAGPLDELVDSGPSALVVTTPDGERAVAALLARGIDAEQGTRDRVFVPAGPATPDVVATLVHAGVAVHGVTRPAARLEEFFARLTEEPAPTGAGFGAGR; this is encoded by the coding sequence GTGTACCCGACGTCCGCTCCCCTCGACCCTCCCGAGCCGCCCTCGGCGCCGCGCCCACCGGCGGTGCGCGCGATCGGCCTGTCCCGCGGTTTCGGCGCGGTGCGCGCGGTCGACGGGGTGGACCTGGATGTGCCGATGGGCGCGGTCCTCGGGCTGCTCGGCCCCAACGGGGCGGGCAAGACGACGCTGATGCGGATGCTGCTCGGGCTCCTCGCCCCCAGCGACGGCGAGGTCGAGCTGCTCGGACGGCGGCTGCCGCACCGCGCGTCGGAGGTGTTGCCGCACGTCGGCGCCCTGGTCGACGCGCCCGCGCTGCACCCGCACCGCACCGGTCGGCAGAACCTGCTGCGGGCCGCGGCCGCCGAGCCGCTGCTGGACTCGGCGCGGATCCCGGCCGCCGTCGACGCCGTGCTGCGCCGGGTCGGGCTCGCCGAGGCGGCCGACCGCCGCGCCGGCGAGTACTCCTCCGGGATGCGCCGCCGCCTCGGGCTGGCGGTGCCGCTGCTGACCCGGCGGCGCCTCGTCGTCCTCGACGAGCCGACCGACGGGCTCGACCCGGCGGGCACCCGGGAGGTGCGCCGGCTGATCGCGGAGATGAACGCCGCGGGCGCGACGGTGATCGTCAGCTCGCACCTGCTCGGGGAGATCGAGGCGACCTGCAGCCACGTCGCGGTGCTCCGGGCCGGGCGGCTGCTGTGCGCGGGCCCGCTCGACGAGCTGGTCGACTCGGGCCCGTCGGCGCTGGTGGTGACGACGCCGGACGGCGAGCGCGCCGTCGCGGCCCTGCTGGCCCGGGGCATCGACGCCGAGCAGGGAACCCGGGACCGGGTGTTCGTGCCGGCCGGGCCCGCCACGCCGGACGTCGTCGCGACGCTGGTGCACGCGGGTGTCGCCGTGCACGGGGTGACGCGGCCCGCGGCCCGGCTGGAGGAGTTCTTCGCCCGGCTCACCGAGGAACCGGCCCCGACGGGTGCCGGGTTCGGGGCGGGGCGGTGA
- a CDS encoding GNAT family N-acetyltransferase, translated as MITVRELGPDAWETWRDLRLAALAEAPEAFHSRLADWLGAGEREWRDRLAAPGRYLVVDVDGRPAGQVVAVPPDGEGVADLIALWVAPHARGGGAATALVDAVLDRAAGWGARTLALHVVIGNDRAAAFYRRLGFVDRGVVDRPDGISETRMDRPVGRPASRC; from the coding sequence GTGATCACCGTCCGGGAGCTGGGACCCGACGCCTGGGAGACCTGGCGCGACCTGCGCCTCGCCGCGCTGGCCGAGGCCCCCGAGGCGTTCCACAGCAGGCTCGCCGACTGGCTGGGCGCGGGGGAGCGGGAGTGGCGCGACCGGCTCGCCGCGCCCGGCCGCTACCTGGTGGTCGACGTCGACGGCCGCCCCGCGGGGCAGGTCGTGGCCGTCCCGCCGGACGGCGAGGGTGTCGCCGACCTCATCGCCCTGTGGGTCGCCCCGCACGCGCGCGGCGGCGGAGCCGCGACCGCCCTCGTCGACGCCGTGCTCGACCGCGCAGCCGGGTGGGGCGCGCGGACGCTGGCCCTGCACGTGGTGATCGGCAACGACCGCGCCGCGGCCTTCTACCGGCGGCTCGGCTTCGTCGACCGGGGCGTCGTGGACCGACCCGACGGCATCAGCGAGACGCGGATGGACCGGCCCGTCGGGCGCCCGGCGTCCCGGTGCTGA
- a CDS encoding thermonuclease family protein has protein sequence MLPEPRHRARTHLSALSTGPRRTIALLAVLVLVVLGVVGGLTIGRMADEPVAAADPGPTALGPLTGPPTLFGRVQRVVDPGTVVVDVAGRPVTVTVIGVDTTSTPACARADAQRFAEGFLDGQEVTLVPDPTLPAPAPDAPAWPAYLVVGTQQSYTDAALVAGWVDPGQGRYRQGFEAGQRIAQDQRAGMWGAPCDRAP, from the coding sequence ATGTTGCCCGAACCACGCCACCGCGCCCGGACGCACCTGTCCGCCCTGTCCACCGGACCACGCCGCACGATCGCGCTGCTGGCCGTGCTCGTGCTGGTCGTCCTCGGCGTCGTCGGGGGTCTGACGATCGGCCGGATGGCCGACGAACCGGTTGCGGCCGCCGACCCCGGGCCCACCGCGCTCGGCCCGCTCACCGGCCCTCCGACGTTGTTCGGGCGGGTGCAGCGGGTCGTGGACCCGGGGACGGTCGTGGTGGACGTCGCGGGGCGGCCGGTGACGGTGACAGTGATCGGCGTGGACACCACCTCGACGCCGGCGTGCGCCCGGGCCGACGCGCAGCGGTTCGCCGAGGGCTTCCTCGACGGCCAGGAGGTCACGCTGGTGCCCGACCCGACACTGCCCGCCCCGGCGCCCGACGCCCCGGCCTGGCCGGCGTACCTGGTGGTCGGCACGCAGCAGTCCTACACCGATGCGGCGCTCGTCGCGGGCTGGGTGGACCCGGGGCAGGGCCGCTACCGGCAGGGCTTCGAGGCCGGGCAGCGGATCGCCCAGGACCAACGGGCCGGGATGTGGGGGGCGCCGTGCGACCGGGCACCCTGA
- a CDS encoding 3-deoxy-7-phosphoheptulonate synthase, translated as MSASTTPLQVAPTDDRRIERISPLISPALLRHDLPCDPRVADTVTRGRAAVTDVLDGHDDRLLVVVGPCSVHDPDAALDYARRLATRAEELSGELCIVMRTYFEKPRTTVGWKGLINDPGLDGTFDVNRGLRTARKLLLDISALGMPVGCEFLDPITPQYIADVVTWGSIGARTAESQVHRQLVSGLSMPVGIKNATDGDIRAAIDGMRAAAASHVFMGVNADGLAGLVTTTGNPDTHVILRGGAVPNYSAADVTATADGLRAAGLPERVVVDASHGNSGKDHVRQATVVADLAERIAGGERAVTGLMMESFLEAGRQELGPDMVRGRSVTDACMSWDTTDDLLGTLADAVRRGRR; from the coding sequence ATGAGTGCGAGCACCACCCCTCTGCAGGTCGCCCCGACCGACGACCGGCGCATCGAGCGGATCAGCCCGCTGATCTCGCCGGCGCTGCTGCGTCACGACCTGCCCTGCGATCCCCGGGTCGCCGACACCGTCACCCGCGGTCGCGCCGCGGTCACCGACGTCCTCGACGGCCACGACGACCGGTTGCTCGTCGTCGTCGGGCCGTGCTCGGTGCACGACCCGGACGCCGCCCTGGACTACGCCCGCCGCCTCGCCACCCGCGCCGAGGAGCTGTCCGGCGAGCTGTGCATCGTGATGCGCACCTACTTCGAGAAGCCACGCACGACCGTCGGCTGGAAGGGCCTGATCAACGACCCGGGCCTGGACGGCACCTTCGACGTGAACCGCGGCCTGCGCACCGCCCGCAAGCTGCTGCTCGACATCTCGGCGCTCGGGATGCCGGTCGGCTGCGAGTTCCTCGACCCGATCACCCCGCAGTACATCGCCGACGTGGTCACCTGGGGCTCGATCGGCGCCCGCACCGCGGAGAGCCAGGTCCACCGCCAGCTGGTCAGCGGCCTGTCGATGCCGGTCGGGATCAAGAACGCCACCGACGGGGACATCCGCGCGGCGATCGACGGGATGCGCGCGGCCGCGGCGTCGCACGTGTTCATGGGGGTCAACGCGGACGGGCTCGCCGGCCTGGTCACCACCACGGGCAACCCGGACACCCATGTCATCCTGCGCGGTGGGGCGGTGCCGAACTACTCCGCCGCCGACGTGACCGCCACCGCCGACGGGCTGCGCGCGGCGGGGCTGCCGGAGCGCGTCGTGGTCGACGCCAGCCACGGCAACAGCGGCAAGGACCACGTGCGGCAGGCCACCGTCGTCGCGGACCTGGCCGAGCGCATCGCGGGCGGGGAGCGCGCCGTCACCGGCCTGATGATGGAGAGCTTCCTGGAGGCGGGCCGCCAGGAGCTGGGGCCGGACATGGTCCGGGGCCGCTCGGTGACCGACGCCTGCATGTCCTGGGACACCACCGACGACCTGCTGGGCACCCTCGCCGACGCCGTGCGCCGCGGCCGCCGCTGA
- a CDS encoding type IV toxin-antitoxin system AbiEi family antitoxin domain-containing protein — protein MNRNAAAPLPSALPTAAHGAVRRSRTARGADPLARLFAAQDGLVTRAQALAHGLSTDQVDRRLAARRWIPVHPRVYRHAAHRPSERSRVRAAVLWAGEDAVLTGAAAAWWWGLLPGAPAVVTVTVPRRRAPRSRAGVLVRRRDLDPLDVTTHDGVVVARPAAAVLDGAADPAVPGDALLDHVLGTGSVGVAELVEAHSRNLGAHGSGVVGRMLAGASRRIAVRARHGLRALLAARGVQAWRTDVTVAGVLLDLAFPAARLAVEVHDPVDAGTGADGCGSAWRRAVLRRHGWRTLVVEPAELRCPEELLARLHEAVTGHPAGPGGAAGRAAG, from the coding sequence ATGAACCGGAACGCCGCCGCGCCCCTCCCGTCCGCCCTCCCGACCGCTGCGCACGGGGCGGTCCGCCGCTCCCGGACCGCGCGTGGCGCCGACCCGCTCGCCCGACTGTTCGCCGCGCAGGACGGCCTGGTCACCCGGGCCCAGGCGCTCGCCCACGGCCTGTCCACCGACCAGGTCGACCGCAGGCTGGCCGCCCGGCGCTGGATCCCCGTGCACCCCCGTGTCTACCGGCACGCCGCCCACCGGCCGAGCGAGCGGTCCCGGGTCCGAGCCGCCGTGCTCTGGGCGGGGGAGGACGCCGTGCTGACCGGGGCAGCCGCGGCCTGGTGGTGGGGGCTGCTGCCCGGTGCTCCGGCGGTCGTCACGGTCACCGTGCCGCGCCGGCGGGCGCCGCGCTCGCGTGCGGGGGTCCTCGTCCGGCGCCGCGACCTGGACCCGCTCGACGTCACCACCCACGACGGGGTCGTCGTCGCCCGGCCGGCGGCCGCGGTGCTGGACGGTGCGGCCGACCCGGCGGTGCCCGGGGACGCGCTGCTCGACCACGTCCTCGGCACGGGCTCGGTCGGTGTGGCCGAGCTGGTCGAGGCGCACTCGCGCAACCTCGGGGCGCACGGCTCGGGCGTGGTCGGCCGGATGCTGGCCGGGGCGTCGCGCCGGATCGCCGTCCGTGCCCGGCACGGGCTGCGGGCGTTGCTCGCCGCCCGGGGGGTGCAGGCCTGGCGCACCGACGTCACCGTGGCCGGGGTACTGCTCGACCTCGCGTTCCCCGCGGCCCGGCTGGCCGTCGAGGTGCACGACCCGGTCGACGCCGGAACGGGCGCCGACGGCTGCGGATCCGCGTGGCGCCGGGCCGTGCTGCGCCGGCACGGGTGGCGGACACTCGTCGTCGAACCGGCTGAGCTCCGGTGCCCCGAGGAGCTCCTGGCGCGCCTCCACGAGGCCGTCACCGGGCACCCGGCCGGCCCCGGCGGTGCCGCGGGGCGGGCCGCGGGGTGA
- a CDS encoding GNAT family N-acetyltransferase: MHLDLRRLDEPLLAALCDAAADGADPLEVMPPVPGPPGWTPRRRAAFLAFHRERSVAAAEPVERTWAVVVDGAVAGAARLEPVGGGEEAGIWLARSWRGRGVGGAVLRMLVDRADGPVVAETTADNTAAVAALHGLGAGVTVDGGAVHARVDRAGRRPRT; the protein is encoded by the coding sequence GTGCACCTGGACCTGCGGCGTCTCGACGAACCCCTGCTCGCGGCCCTGTGCGACGCGGCCGCGGACGGGGCGGATCCACTCGAGGTGATGCCGCCGGTGCCCGGCCCGCCCGGCTGGACGCCCCGGCGGCGGGCGGCGTTCCTCGCGTTCCACCGGGAGCGGTCGGTCGCGGCGGCGGAACCGGTGGAGCGGACCTGGGCCGTCGTCGTCGACGGGGCCGTGGCCGGGGCGGCGCGGCTGGAACCGGTCGGGGGCGGCGAGGAGGCCGGGATCTGGCTGGCCCGGTCGTGGCGGGGCCGTGGAGTCGGCGGTGCGGTGCTGCGGATGCTCGTGGACCGGGCCGACGGCCCGGTCGTCGCGGAGACGACCGCGGACAACACCGCGGCGGTGGCGGCGCTGCACGGGCTCGGGGCGGGTGTGACCGTCGACGGCGGGGCCGTGCACGCGCGGGTGGACCGGGCGGGCCGACGACCACGGACGTGA
- a CDS encoding carbon-nitrogen hydrolase family protein, producing the protein MRIALAQIVSTPDPEENLAEVERRTRAAADAGAQLVLFPEATMCCFGVPLGPVAQPLDGPWATRVREVARTAGTTVVAGMFTPSGDGRVRNTLLATGGGVDTHYDKIHMFDAFGFAESDTVEPGNDVVVVGVGGDDPVTVGLSTCYDVRFPGLYQRLADDGATVLLVPASWGTGPGKREQWELLVRARAVDTGSFVVACDQADPTTVGREHGKAPTGIGYSLVAGPRGEVVDALGAEPGLLVVDVDPAEAATVREQIRVLANRRF; encoded by the coding sequence ATGCGGATCGCCCTCGCCCAGATCGTGTCCACCCCGGATCCGGAGGAGAACCTCGCCGAGGTGGAACGCCGCACCCGTGCCGCCGCCGACGCCGGCGCGCAGCTCGTGCTGTTCCCCGAGGCCACGATGTGCTGCTTCGGGGTCCCGCTCGGCCCGGTGGCGCAGCCGCTGGACGGGCCCTGGGCCACCCGGGTCCGCGAGGTCGCCCGTACGGCCGGGACCACCGTCGTCGCGGGGATGTTCACGCCGTCCGGGGACGGCCGGGTACGCAACACGCTGCTCGCGACCGGCGGCGGCGTCGACACCCACTACGACAAGATCCACATGTTCGACGCGTTCGGGTTCGCCGAGTCCGACACCGTCGAGCCCGGGAACGATGTGGTCGTGGTCGGGGTGGGCGGGGACGATCCGGTCACGGTCGGCCTGTCCACCTGCTACGACGTGCGCTTCCCCGGGCTGTACCAGCGCCTCGCCGACGACGGCGCCACCGTGCTGCTGGTCCCCGCCTCCTGGGGCACGGGCCCGGGCAAGCGTGAGCAGTGGGAGCTGCTCGTGCGGGCCCGTGCGGTGGACACCGGCTCGTTCGTCGTGGCGTGCGACCAGGCCGACCCGACCACGGTCGGCCGCGAGCACGGCAAGGCCCCGACCGGGATCGGGTACAGCCTGGTCGCCGGCCCGCGCGGCGAGGTCGTCGACGCGCTCGGTGCCGAGCCCGGGCTGCTCGTGGTCGACGTGGACCCGGCGGAGGCCGCGACCGTCCGCGAGCAGATCCGGGTGTTGGCCAACCGGCGGTTCTGA
- a CDS encoding 4a-hydroxytetrahydrobiopterin dehydratase produces MPTPTLTDAEIADALQKLPGWDRDGDSIVRTATLPDFESAIAVVDRVAEDAEAADHHPDIDIRYATLTFRLSTHSEGGLTAKDVDLAAQISDRLSTAGG; encoded by the coding sequence ATGCCCACCCCGACGCTGACCGACGCCGAGATCGCCGACGCCCTGCAGAAGCTGCCCGGTTGGGACCGCGACGGCGACTCGATCGTCCGCACCGCCACCCTGCCCGACTTCGAGTCCGCGATCGCGGTGGTGGACCGGGTCGCCGAGGACGCCGAGGCCGCCGACCACCACCCCGACATCGACATCCGCTACGCCACGCTGACCTTCCGGCTGTCGACGCACTCCGAGGGCGGACTGACCGCGAAGGACGTCGACCTCGCCGCACAGATCTCCGACCGTCTCAGCACCGCCGGCGGCTGA
- a CDS encoding NUDIX domain-containing protein, whose product MPVLSLDHHADGPPRLVAGVLRESAPSARAVARVGARFTAPSALLVAGDEVRVALPGGFLACRTRITRAGAGGVWSELAGGPAAVLRHSTLVVAAAGGGSHVRDELTWQPPLGVLGRISDPVLRRFGARLLRARREVLAERVAELGRAGVVVGAAIVRDGRLLVAQRSYPAELAGRWELPGGGVEDGESGPRALVRECAEELGARVVVGERLGTDLPLGRRVLQIHTARLEPGSPEPEAREHRALRWVGRREVATLGWLDADRAVVAELVELLRT is encoded by the coding sequence GTGCCGGTGCTGAGCCTGGACCATCACGCGGACGGACCGCCCCGACTCGTCGCGGGGGTGCTGCGCGAATCGGCCCCGTCGGCCCGCGCGGTCGCGCGGGTGGGAGCCCGGTTCACCGCGCCGTCGGCGCTGCTCGTGGCCGGGGACGAGGTCCGGGTCGCGCTGCCCGGCGGGTTCCTCGCCTGCCGGACACGGATCACCCGCGCCGGCGCCGGTGGGGTGTGGTCGGAGCTGGCGGGGGGTCCCGCGGCGGTGCTGCGGCACTCGACCCTGGTCGTGGCCGCCGCCGGGGGTGGCAGCCATGTCCGCGACGAGCTCACCTGGCAGCCGCCCCTCGGTGTGCTCGGCCGGATCTCCGACCCGGTGCTGCGCCGGTTCGGTGCGCGCCTGCTCCGGGCCCGCCGCGAGGTGCTCGCCGAGCGGGTCGCGGAGCTGGGCCGGGCCGGGGTGGTCGTCGGGGCGGCGATCGTCCGGGACGGCAGGCTGCTCGTCGCCCAGCGTTCCTACCCGGCCGAACTGGCCGGCCGCTGGGAGCTGCCCGGCGGCGGCGTCGAGGACGGCGAGAGTGGGCCCCGGGCCCTGGTCAGGGAGTGCGCCGAGGAGCTGGGTGCGCGGGTGGTGGTCGGGGAGCGGCTGGGCACCGACCTGCCGCTCGGGCGACGTGTGCTGCAGATCCACACCGCCCGGCTGGAGCCCGGCTCCCCGGAGCCGGAGGCCCGCGAGCACCGGGCGCTGCGCTGGGTGGGGCGCCGCGAGGTGGCGACCCTGGGCTGGCTCGACGCCGACCGGGCCGTCGTCGCCGAGCTGGTGGAGCTGCTGCGGACCTGA
- a CDS encoding GNAT family N-acetyltransferase, with amino-acid sequence MLTVRPATPSDDPALTRIDALTWTAQVSPAPPRPEPFLERTPVGEVLVADDDGVVAGYVIVGTAPPAVPAHDHVRHVDGLAVHPGHAGRGVGRALVDAAVARARDTGGRKLTLRVLGPNTRARALYRRCGFVEEGVLRGEFVVDGTPVDDVLMARHLDPAPP; translated from the coding sequence GTGCTGACGGTCCGTCCGGCGACGCCCTCCGACGACCCCGCCCTCACCCGGATCGACGCCCTGACCTGGACCGCGCAGGTCAGCCCCGCCCCGCCGCGGCCCGAGCCGTTCCTGGAACGGACCCCGGTCGGGGAGGTGCTCGTCGCCGACGACGACGGCGTCGTGGCCGGGTACGTGATCGTCGGGACCGCACCGCCCGCCGTCCCGGCGCACGACCACGTCCGCCACGTCGACGGCCTCGCGGTGCATCCCGGGCACGCCGGCCGCGGTGTAGGCCGTGCCCTGGTCGACGCCGCGGTGGCCCGGGCCCGTGACACCGGAGGGCGCAAGCTCACGCTGCGGGTGCTGGGCCCGAACACCCGGGCGCGGGCGCTGTACCGGCGCTGCGGTTTCGTCGAGGAGGGCGTGCTGCGCGGCGAGTTCGTCGTCGACGGGACGCCCGTCGACGACGTCCTGATGGCACGGCACCTCGACCCGGCGCCGCCCTGA
- a CDS encoding TetR/AcrR family transcriptional regulator has product MDPRAVRTRRRLQDALLALARERSLESITIADVAEHASANRSSFYQHYTDKEMLLADALATRASDAGAGLSDLAMDDIGPEPPAALLRWFLHLAEHAPLYRQALSGAAAPDAAAGMRRRMQAVVADTTLRLGVAEDEFGMPLDVFAAGLTWTLLGVAASWLEREPLPPPEVAAGWAWRMLVRRDF; this is encoded by the coding sequence GTGGATCCCCGGGCCGTGCGCACGCGACGACGTCTTCAGGACGCGCTGCTCGCGCTGGCCAGGGAGCGCTCACTCGAGTCGATCACGATCGCCGACGTGGCGGAGCACGCGTCGGCGAACCGCAGCAGCTTCTACCAGCACTACACCGACAAGGAGATGCTGCTGGCCGACGCGCTCGCCACCCGGGCCTCCGACGCCGGGGCGGGCCTGTCGGACCTCGCGATGGACGACATCGGTCCCGAGCCGCCCGCCGCGCTGCTGCGCTGGTTCCTCCATCTGGCCGAGCACGCCCCGCTGTACCGGCAGGCGCTGTCCGGGGCCGCGGCGCCGGACGCCGCGGCCGGGATGCGGCGGCGGATGCAGGCGGTCGTCGCGGACACGACGCTGCGGCTCGGCGTCGCCGAGGACGAGTTCGGCATGCCTTTGGACGTGTTCGCCGCCGGCCTGACCTGGACGCTGCTCGGCGTCGCGGCCAGCTGGCTGGAACGCGAGCCGCTGCCCCCACCCGAGGTCGCGGCCGGGTGGGCGTGGCGGATGCTGGTCCGCCGGGACTTCTGA
- the typA gene encoding translational GTPase TypA produces MESDAVPDRAGRPELRNVAIVAHVDHGKTTLVDAMLRQSGAFAERAELVDRVMDSNDLEREKGITILAKHTAVNWHGTTINVVDTPGHADFGGEVERGLSMVDGVVLLVDASEGPLPQTRFVLRKTLTAGLPVMLVVNKTDRGDARIAEVVDESLELLLELADELELDESVTSHLLDLPVVYASGRAGKASRIRPADGELPDSDDLEPLIETLLDVVPPPADDVDAPLQAHVTNLDASSFLGRIALCRVRAGVLRRGQQVAWCREDGTTPRVKITELLRTEALTRVPADEARAGDLVAVAGIADVTIGDTLADPENPVALPRIHVDEPAISMTIGTNTSPLAGRDPHPGKKLTARLVKGRLDAELVGNVSIRVLPTERPDAWEVQGRGELALAILVETMRREGFELTVGRPQVVTKTIDGKLHEPFEQLSVDVPDDSLGAVTQLLAARKGEMGDMVHGDGRVRMEFRVPSRGLIGFRTEFLTITRGAGIASHVFDGYGPWVGEIRTRNKGSLISDRSGPVTPYAIDQLADRGTLFVGPTTLVYGGMVVGEYTRNEDLEVNITREKKLTNIRSSTSDVLVKLIPPTILSLEQSLEFCATDECVEITPENVRIRKIELDPNLRARARSRAKAAANATK; encoded by the coding sequence ATCGAGAGCGACGCCGTCCCCGATCGGGCCGGCCGACCCGAGCTGCGCAACGTCGCGATCGTCGCGCACGTCGACCACGGCAAGACCACGCTCGTGGACGCGATGCTCCGCCAGTCCGGCGCCTTCGCCGAGCGCGCCGAGCTCGTCGACCGGGTCATGGACTCCAACGACCTTGAGCGCGAGAAGGGCATCACCATTCTCGCCAAGCACACGGCGGTGAACTGGCACGGCACGACGATCAACGTCGTCGACACCCCCGGCCACGCCGACTTCGGCGGTGAGGTCGAGCGCGGCCTGTCCATGGTCGACGGCGTGGTGCTGCTCGTCGACGCCTCCGAGGGGCCGCTGCCGCAGACCCGGTTCGTGCTCCGCAAGACCCTGACCGCCGGCCTGCCCGTCATGCTCGTGGTCAACAAGACCGACCGCGGCGACGCCCGGATCGCCGAGGTCGTCGACGAGTCCCTCGAGCTGCTGCTGGAGCTGGCCGACGAGCTCGAGCTCGACGAGTCGGTCACCTCGCACCTGCTCGACCTCCCGGTCGTCTACGCCTCCGGCCGCGCGGGCAAGGCCTCCCGGATCCGGCCCGCCGACGGCGAGCTCCCGGACTCCGACGACCTCGAGCCGCTCATCGAGACCCTGCTCGACGTCGTCCCGCCGCCCGCCGACGACGTCGACGCCCCGCTGCAGGCCCACGTCACCAACCTCGACGCCTCCAGCTTCCTCGGCCGTATCGCGCTCTGCCGCGTCCGCGCCGGTGTGCTGCGCCGCGGCCAGCAGGTCGCGTGGTGCCGCGAGGACGGCACCACCCCCCGCGTCAAGATCACCGAGCTGCTGCGCACCGAGGCACTGACCCGCGTCCCCGCCGACGAGGCACGCGCCGGTGACCTGGTCGCCGTCGCGGGCATCGCCGACGTCACCATCGGTGACACACTCGCCGACCCGGAGAACCCGGTCGCGCTGCCGCGCATCCACGTCGACGAGCCCGCCATCTCGATGACGATCGGCACCAACACCTCGCCGCTGGCCGGCCGCGACCCGCACCCGGGCAAGAAGCTGACCGCCCGCCTGGTCAAGGGTCGGCTCGACGCCGAGCTGGTCGGCAACGTGTCCATCCGCGTTCTGCCGACCGAGCGCCCCGACGCCTGGGAGGTCCAGGGCCGTGGCGAACTTGCGCTGGCGATCCTGGTCGAGACCATGCGTCGCGAGGGCTTCGAGTTGACCGTCGGACGCCCGCAGGTGGTCACCAAGACCATCGACGGCAAGCTGCACGAGCCGTTCGAGCAGCTGTCGGTCGACGTGCCCGACGACAGCCTCGGCGCCGTCACCCAGCTGCTCGCCGCCCGCAAGGGCGAGATGGGCGACATGGTGCACGGCGACGGCCGGGTCCGGATGGAGTTCCGCGTCCCGTCCCGCGGCCTGATCGGCTTCCGCACCGAGTTCCTGACGATCACCCGCGGCGCTGGCATCGCCAGCCACGTCTTCGACGGCTACGGCCCCTGGGTCGGCGAGATCCGCACCCGGAACAAGGGCTCGCTGATCTCGGACCGTTCCGGGCCCGTCACCCCCTACGCGATCGACCAGCTCGCCGACCGCGGCACGCTGTTCGTCGGGCCGACCACGCTGGTCTACGGCGGGATGGTCGTCGGGGAGTACACCCGCAACGAGGACCTCGAGGTCAACATCACCCGTGAGAAGAAGCTGACCAACATCCGCTCGTCGACCTCCGACGTGCTGGTCAAGCTCATCCCGCCGACGATCCTGAGCCTCGAGCAGTCGCTGGAGTTCTGCGCGACCGACGAGTGCGTCGAGATCACCCCGGAGAACGTCCGGATCCGCAAGATCGAGCTGGACCCGAACCTGCGGGCCCGTGCCCGGTCCCGCGCGAAGGCCGCGGCCAACGCCACGAAGTGA
- a CDS encoding YunG family protein has translation MTTAPSSPPASPPVPARVAAALRASWGRDTCDVADVATWSPGRPSRGQCGATALVLHDLFGGDLLLAEVWHADGRLQGYHWWNRLPGGAEVDLTRDQFGPGETVHPPRVVVRPDDPPRRCRAQYELLRRRVLDLLGGPG, from the coding sequence ATGACCACCGCGCCGTCGTCGCCCCCGGCCTCGCCCCCCGTCCCGGCCCGGGTGGCCGCCGCGCTGCGTGCCTCCTGGGGGCGTGACACCTGTGACGTCGCGGACGTGGCGACCTGGTCGCCGGGCCGCCCGTCGCGGGGCCAGTGCGGGGCGACGGCGCTCGTCCTGCACGACCTGTTCGGCGGTGACCTGCTGCTGGCCGAGGTGTGGCACGCCGACGGCCGGCTGCAGGGCTACCACTGGTGGAACCGGCTGCCCGGCGGCGCCGAGGTGGACCTCACCCGGGACCAGTTCGGTCCGGGCGAGACGGTCCACCCACCCCGGGTGGTCGTCCGGCCGGACGACCCGCCGCGACGGTGCCGCGCGCAGTACGAGCTGCTCCGCCGCCGGGTGCTCGACCTGCTGGGCGGCCCGGGGTGA